The nucleotide sequence TCGACTTGATGACCACGGTCGAGTCCGGGGACAGCTCTGCTACCTGGTCGAGGACCGCCTCGATCGACGACGTGTCGAACTCGTTGAGTTCCTGGTCGTAGTTCGTCGGCGTCGCGACGATCACGAACCGGGCGCCGACGAGGGCCTCCGTCGGCTCGGTCGTGGCCCTGAGATCGAGCGGCACCTCGGCGAAGAACCGCTCGATGTCCACGTCCTCGATCGGGCAGCGCCGCTCGTTGACTGCCACGACGCGGTCGGCGTTGATGTCGAGAGCAACCACCTCATGTCGCTGCGCGAGCAGCGTCGCGTTCGCGAGCCCCACGTAGCCCAGTCCTGCGACGGCGACCCTCATGCGGCCAGCACCGCCCGTCGCAGCGACCGCGCCGCCCACCCGGCCTGGACCGCCGCCGTGCCGAGATTGCCCGCGCGCAGCTGGCGTCTGGTCATCCGTAGCGCGTAGTAGCACCCGAGCGCCGCCGCCGACCGTCGTAGCCTCGGCCGGACGTTCCTCGGCACCAGCTTCAGCACGTGCTCCAACGCCGAGTACCGCTCCGCCATGTTCGCACCCGTGCGAATGCGCGAACTGGAGTCGCTCGCCTCGTGCACGCGGTACTGCGCCAGCACCTGGTCGACGAAGTAGACGGGGCCGTGCGCCGCGACGCGTGCCCACATGTGCCAGTCGGCGGCGTGTGGCAGCGTCTCGTCGAATGTCCCGACGGCGGCATAGGTGTCGGCGTGGACGACCATCGACGGCGTCGAGATCCGGTTGGACGCGGCGAGCGCCATCAGTGCTCCTCCCCACACGCCTCCGCCGTGGACGTAGCGCCGGGTCACGGCCATGGGGTTGCTGTGGGAGTCGACGTGCTGCGTCCGGCAGAAGGCGGCCGCCAGCCCGGGTGTCTCGAAGGCCCGGTCCATGGCGTCGTAGAAGCCGGGAAGGACAAGGTCGTCGCC is from Tessaracoccus palaemonis and encodes:
- a CDS encoding glycosyltransferase — its product is MKPPRRPRWSVVIPAHNCAHYLTWTLQSVMGQLGCRSDAEIIVVDDGSTDRPHEVVDRFGGGRVTIVRSDTPRGAVPNFNHSLAQASGELIHLLHGDDLVLPGFYDAMDRAFETPGLAAAFCRTQHVDSHSNPMAVTRRYVHGGGVWGGALMALAASNRISTPSMVVHADTYAAVGTFDETLPHAADWHMWARVAAHGPVYFVDQVLAQYRVHEASDSSSRIRTGANMAERYSALEHVLKLVPRNVRPRLRRSAAALGCYYALRMTRRQLRAGNLGTAAVQAGWAARSLRRAVLAA